In one bacterium genomic region, the following are encoded:
- a CDS encoding phosphatidylserine decarboxylase, which produces MARDGWLFVGPALAVLAVGGILWVAGARLGGALIALLGGAAALAFGYFFRDPDRRPPNDPEAVVATADGRIVVVGPHPDGGTQIHTFLSVLDVHVNRAPVSGVVRESVHHPGKFGLAWKDEAGSQNERHDLVIESPRGTIRSAQIAGILARRIICTPQVGDTLRQGDRIGMIRFGSRVEVIVPDGFAPTVKVGDRVKAGETVIARRLEN; this is translated from the coding sequence ATGGCGCGCGACGGCTGGCTCTTTGTGGGTCCCGCGCTAGCGGTGTTGGCCGTCGGTGGGATTCTCTGGGTGGCCGGCGCGCGGCTCGGCGGCGCGTTGATCGCGCTTTTGGGCGGGGCGGCGGCGCTGGCCTTCGGCTACTTTTTCCGCGACCCCGACCGTCGTCCCCCCAACGATCCCGAGGCGGTGGTGGCCACCGCGGATGGACGGATTGTGGTGGTCGGACCGCATCCCGACGGCGGCACCCAGATCCATACGTTTCTGTCCGTTCTCGACGTCCATGTCAACCGCGCGCCCGTATCAGGGGTGGTGCGCGAGTCCGTCCACCATCCCGGCAAGTTCGGGCTCGCCTGGAAGGACGAGGCCGGGTCGCAGAACGAGCGGCACGACCTGGTGATTGAGTCGCCGCGCGGGACGATTCGCTCGGCGCAGATCGCCGGAATTCTCGCACGACGTATTATCTGCACCCCGCAGGTGGGCGATACATTAAGACAGGGGGACCGGATCGGGATGATCCGCTTCGGCTCGCGCGTCGAGGTGATCGTGCCCGACGGGTTCGCGCCGACCGTCAAAGTCGGCGATCGTGTCAAAGCCGGCGAAACGGTGATCGCGCGCCGGCTGGAGAATTGA
- the pssA gene encoding CDP-diacylglycerol--serine O-phosphatidyltransferase, with amino-acid sequence MPEHDDRHVRNFRGIFPGMFTMGNLFCGFLSILSSMDGEWRHACQFILLGFFLDGLDGIVARVSRGATRFGVELDSLADLITFGLAPAIMVYSFRLKDLGKWGWVLGFVFVMCGAFRLARYNLGAKTGPREGFEGLPIPAAASLLVSYTLFSFELWGELKYVRLLIAMTLVTSGLMVSTIPYEDKPTSWRSLKDRIKFLYLLIGVIAVLIDMSKTAFPLVLGYVAYGLVREIIETVSNGGSLERPLRLPRRRRQVEHKEPWQ; translated from the coding sequence ATGCCCGAACACGACGACCGCCATGTCCGCAACTTCCGCGGGATCTTCCCGGGGATGTTCACGATGGGGAACCTCTTCTGCGGGTTCCTGTCGATTCTCTCGTCGATGGACGGCGAATGGCGGCATGCCTGCCAGTTCATTCTGCTGGGATTCTTCCTCGATGGCCTCGATGGAATCGTGGCGCGGGTCTCCCGCGGGGCCACCCGGTTCGGTGTCGAACTCGATTCCTTGGCCGACCTGATCACCTTTGGCCTGGCACCGGCGATTATGGTCTATTCGTTCCGTCTGAAGGACCTGGGCAAATGGGGCTGGGTGCTCGGCTTCGTGTTCGTAATGTGCGGCGCGTTCCGGCTGGCGCGCTACAACCTCGGCGCCAAGACCGGGCCGCGCGAGGGTTTTGAGGGGTTGCCGATTCCCGCCGCCGCCTCGCTGCTGGTGTCCTACACGCTGTTTAGCTTCGAACTGTGGGGCGAGCTGAAGTATGTGCGACTGCTGATTGCGATGACCCTCGTCACGTCGGGATTGATGGTGTCGACGATTCCGTACGAGGACAAGCCCACCAGCTGGCGATCGCTTAAGGACAGAATCAAGTTTCTCTATCTCCTGATCGGTGTGATTGCGGTGCTCATCGACATGTCCAAGACCGCGTTTCCCTTGGTGCTGGGCTATGTCGCCTACGGCCTTGTCCGCGAGATCATCGAGACCGTCTCCAACGGCGGCTCGCTGGAGCGTCCGTTGCGCCTGCCGCGCCGCCGCCGCCAGGTCGAGCATAAAGAACCCTGGCAGTAA
- a CDS encoding methyltransferase domain-containing protein: MTQERDYILGTHDEEIVRLGIQHRVWRPRALDAWRRAGFTVGQTILDIGCGPGYASIDLAGIVGDGGRVLSLDRSRRFLDTLETAATGYGLGNIRTVETDLEDGRLPETAADGAWCRWVFAFLKQPRRLLEAIAPSLRHGGVLVIHEYFDYSTWRTTPRCPEIEEFVAEVMTNWRSDGGEPDIGLQLPLWLPECGFEIVEMRPIIDIVPPGNFIWQWPKSFVRIGPQRLVSLGLMTAERAHQIGEAFERVEKTPHALMITPAVMELIARRR; the protein is encoded by the coding sequence ATGACGCAGGAGCGTGATTACATACTGGGCACCCACGATGAGGAGATCGTCCGTCTGGGCATCCAACACCGGGTCTGGCGGCCGCGGGCGCTGGACGCCTGGCGGCGCGCCGGATTCACCGTCGGGCAGACCATCCTCGACATCGGCTGCGGCCCGGGGTATGCCTCGATTGATCTGGCGGGTATCGTGGGCGACGGCGGGCGCGTCCTCTCGCTGGACCGTTCGCGCCGATTCCTCGATACGTTGGAGACGGCGGCCACGGGATACGGGCTGGGCAACATCCGCACCGTGGAAACGGATCTGGAGGATGGCCGGCTGCCGGAAACGGCCGCCGATGGCGCCTGGTGCCGCTGGGTGTTCGCATTCCTGAAACAACCCCGCCGTTTGCTGGAAGCGATCGCGCCATCGTTGCGCCACGGCGGGGTACTGGTCATTCATGAGTATTTCGACTACTCGACCTGGCGCACGACGCCGCGCTGCCCGGAAATTGAGGAATTTGTCGCGGAAGTGATGACAAACTGGCGCTCCGACGGCGGCGAGCCGGACATCGGCCTGCAGTTGCCGCTCTGGCTGCCAGAGTGCGGCTTTGAGATCGTGGAGATGCGGCCGATCATCGACATCGTGCCGCCGGGCAACTTCATCTGGCAGTGGCCGAAGTCATTCGTCCGCATCGGCCCGCAGCGCCTGGTCAGTCTCGGACTAATGACCGCCGAGCGGGCGCATCAGATCGGGGAGGCCTTTGAGCGGGTGGAGAAGACGCCGCACGCCCTCATGATCACGCCGGCGGTGATGGAGCTGATCGCGCGGCGCCGTTGA
- a CDS encoding TrkA C-terminal domain-containing protein → MPGFLDLLAQNNLLLLFTIIGLGYLIGNISIFGFKLGVAALLFVGIAFSAIDPRLILPEHIYIIGLVLFVYAIGLQAGPGFFASFHKRGLRMSLIAVAILVSSAALAGVLGKVFGFSAATIAGLFCGSLTNTPALAAAVEAVKNMGPSLPPDRVEYYVNSPVVAYGLAYPIGVLGAIFWITVLSKAFRVDFKRETAAREKESEAEQIVSRTFRVSNPAIVGMTIERFMATIEDPDFVLSRIKKGETIEVANPDTVLAANDLVIAVGPARALRAAHLYLGEESQEKIAARRDDTAYRWYFVSERPVVGRTISELQKQRPFVGAITRLRRNDVEFVPSPSTTLEMGDRILVVSPRQEIERITDFFGDSLKALSETDYLSLSLGIVLGVFLGMAPIPLPNGTSFKLGFAGGPLIVGLILGRLERTGRIQWGLPYNANLVLRQIGLVFFLAAIGTKAGLGLMETIQSGAIGMIVVALAIVSFVSVSVLVVAHKRLGLPMSAAMGMLAGVQTQPACLAYANQQAQNDLPNLWYAPVQPASMIAKIILAQVIVTTLLL, encoded by the coding sequence ATGCCAGGTTTTCTCGACCTTCTGGCACAGAACAATCTGCTGCTGTTGTTCACGATTATCGGGCTGGGGTACCTGATCGGGAACATCAGCATCTTCGGGTTCAAACTCGGGGTGGCGGCCCTGCTGTTTGTCGGAATCGCCTTCTCGGCGATCGATCCGCGCCTGATTCTGCCCGAGCACATCTACATCATCGGATTGGTGCTGTTTGTCTATGCCATCGGCCTGCAGGCGGGGCCGGGTTTCTTCGCCTCCTTCCACAAGCGCGGTCTGCGCATGAGTCTGATCGCGGTGGCGATCCTGGTCTCATCGGCGGCGCTGGCGGGTGTGCTGGGCAAAGTGTTCGGATTCTCGGCGGCGACAATCGCGGGATTGTTCTGCGGCTCGCTGACCAACACGCCGGCCCTGGCGGCGGCGGTCGAGGCGGTCAAGAACATGGGACCGTCCCTCCCGCCCGACCGTGTCGAGTACTACGTCAACAGCCCGGTGGTTGCCTACGGTCTTGCGTACCCCATCGGTGTGCTGGGTGCGATCTTCTGGATCACCGTCCTCTCCAAGGCATTCCGCGTCGACTTCAAGCGGGAGACCGCCGCGCGCGAGAAGGAATCGGAAGCCGAGCAGATTGTCAGCCGCACCTTCCGGGTAAGCAATCCGGCGATTGTCGGGATGACCATCGAGCGCTTCATGGCGACCATCGAGGATCCGGACTTTGTGCTCTCCCGCATCAAGAAGGGCGAGACCATCGAAGTGGCCAATCCCGACACGGTGCTGGCGGCCAATGACCTGGTGATTGCGGTGGGACCGGCGCGGGCGTTGCGCGCGGCGCATCTGTATCTGGGCGAGGAGTCGCAGGAGAAGATCGCCGCGCGTCGTGACGACACCGCTTATCGCTGGTATTTTGTCTCGGAGCGCCCGGTGGTCGGCCGCACGATCAGCGAACTGCAAAAGCAACGGCCCTTTGTCGGCGCGATCACCCGTCTACGTCGCAACGATGTCGAATTTGTGCCGTCGCCGAGCACCACGCTGGAAATGGGCGATCGGATCCTGGTGGTCTCGCCGCGGCAGGAGATCGAGCGCATCACCGACTTCTTCGGCGACTCGCTGAAGGCGCTGTCGGAAACCGATTATTTGTCGCTGTCGCTGGGGATTGTGCTGGGAGTCTTCCTCGGCATGGCGCCGATCCCGCTGCCCAATGGCACCTCGTTCAAGCTCGGCTTCGCCGGCGGGCCGCTGATCGTGGGACTGATCCTCGGACGTCTGGAGCGCACCGGAAGAATCCAGTGGGGTCTGCCCTACAATGCCAACCTGGTCCTGCGCCAGATCGGATTGGTCTTCTTCCTGGCCGCCATCGGCACCAAGGCGGGCCTGGGTCTCATGGAAACGATTCAGAGCGGGGCGATCGGGATGATCGTGGTGGCGCTGGCGATCGTGTCGTTCGTGTCGGTCAGCGTGCTGGTGGTCGCGCACAAGCGCCTGGGGTTGCCGATGTCGGCGGCGATGGGCATGCTGGCGGGCGTGCAAACTCAACCCGCCTGTCTCGCCTATGCCAATCAGCAGGCGCAAAACGACCTGCCCAACCTCTGGTATGCTCCCGTGCAGCCGGCGTCGATGATCGCCAAGATCATCCTGGCGCAGGTGATCGTGACGACGCTGCTGCTTTAG
- the purS gene encoding phosphoribosylformylglycinamidine synthase subunit PurS: MVMVTGKVTVRLKEGVLDPQGQTIQRALEHMGYQGIDQVRAGKTFEIKLNAASPEAARAQLRDMSEKLLANPVIETFHVEVVE; this comes from the coding sequence ATGGTTATGGTTACCGGCAAAGTCACTGTTCGGTTGAAAGAGGGAGTGCTCGATCCGCAGGGGCAGACCATTCAGCGCGCGCTGGAGCATATGGGCTATCAGGGAATCGACCAGGTGCGCGCCGGAAAGACGTTTGAGATCAAGTTGAATGCCGCCTCGCCCGAGGCGGCCCGCGCCCAGCTGCGGGACATGTCGGAGAAGTTGCTCGCCAACCCCGTGATCGAAACCTTTCATGTGGAGGTCGTCGAGTGA
- the purQ gene encoding phosphoribosylformylglycinamidine synthase subunit PurQ, protein MRIGVVTFPGSNCDYDAYAAFRHVLDCPVEFLWHADPDLHDVDCVILPGGFSFGDYLRAGAIARFSPVMQSVIKFAADGGLVWGICNGFQVLTEAGLLPGTLRRNAHMRFTCQNVRLRVENNKTPFTRGARVGQILKMPIAHGEGNYYADHDVLERLEANNQVVFRYVNAQGEPDLRSNPNGSRHNIAGIVNAQGNVLGMMPHPERAVESILGSADGLVLFQSLLGVGVPAVGTETPSASPLIEKRRARV, encoded by the coding sequence GTGAGAATCGGTGTCGTCACCTTCCCGGGTTCGAATTGCGACTATGATGCCTACGCCGCCTTTCGCCATGTGCTGGATTGCCCGGTCGAGTTCCTCTGGCATGCCGATCCGGATCTGCACGATGTCGACTGCGTGATTCTGCCCGGCGGGTTTTCGTTCGGCGACTATCTGCGCGCCGGGGCGATCGCGCGCTTTTCGCCGGTGATGCAGTCGGTGATCAAATTCGCCGCCGACGGCGGGCTGGTGTGGGGCATCTGCAACGGGTTCCAGGTGCTGACCGAGGCCGGGCTCCTGCCCGGCACGCTGCGCCGCAACGCGCACATGCGCTTTACCTGCCAGAACGTGCGCCTGCGCGTCGAGAACAACAAGACCCCCTTCACCCGCGGCGCCCGTGTCGGTCAGATCCTGAAGATGCCGATTGCTCACGGCGAGGGGAATTACTACGCCGATCATGACGTCCTCGAACGCCTGGAGGCCAACAACCAGGTGGTCTTCCGCTATGTCAACGCGCAGGGCGAACCCGATCTGCGTTCCAACCCGAACGGGTCGCGCCACAACATCGCCGGGATCGTCAACGCGCAGGGCAATGTCCTGGGCATGATGCCGCACCCCGAGCGCGCGGTCGAATCAATCCTCGGCAGCGCCGATGGGCTGGTGCTGTTCCAGTCGCTTCTGGGCGTCGGCGTCCCCGCGGTCGGCACCGAGACCCCCTCGGCGTCGCCCTTGATCGAAAAGAGGCGGGCCCGGGTGTGA
- a CDS encoding DUF4321 domain-containing protein: protein MRGREITFLIVGIVMAAVAGALVGHLVGSFLPDGTMKTIFTSNIEIGLGKGAALHPVEPVNLDLYAVAFAFGFTLRINFVSVLFVLLLLIYFRWWYL from the coding sequence GTGAGAGGCCGCGAGATCACCTTCCTCATCGTCGGCATCGTGATGGCCGCCGTCGCCGGGGCCCTCGTCGGCCACCTGGTCGGCTCGTTTCTGCCCGACGGCACGATGAAGACGATCTTCACCAGCAACATCGAAATCGGCCTGGGCAAGGGCGCGGCGCTGCACCCCGTCGAACCGGTCAACCTCGACCTCTATGCGGTCGCGTTCGCCTTTGGTTTCACGCTGCGGATCAATTTCGTCAGTGTGTTGTTTGTGCTGTTGTTGTTGATTTATTTCCGGTGGTGGTATCTGTAG
- the tatA gene encoding twin-arginine translocase TatA/TatE family subunit — MFGGIGMQELLLIFLVILLLFGAKRIPDIAHGLGKGIREFKRAMDETKSEIDREINRPATPPEPRQNSESSGTPAP; from the coding sequence ATGTTCGGCGGCATCGGCATGCAGGAATTGCTCCTCATCTTTCTGGTGATCTTGCTTCTGTTCGGTGCCAAGCGCATTCCCGATATCGCCCACGGCCTCGGCAAGGGGATCCGTGAGTTCAAGCGCGCCATGGACGAGACCAAATCGGAGATCGACCGCGAGATCAACCGTCCGGCGACACCCCCCGAGCCGCGGCAGAATTCTGAATCTTCCGGCACGCCCGCGCCGTAG